The genomic segment GGTTGCAATGAGGAAGCCCCACTTGTAATTTGACTCAATATTCACTTTCATTTATAGTCACCAAAATGCCCTGACATTTTGACACTGGAAGCAAAGGGTTGCCCACTGCCCATCACCACGGCGACGTAATGCCATGGACGTGTGGGAACTGTCCACCCACTTCCAGAACGGTGCATCATGGCGACTTTAATTTCTGCctaaatttctctctctctctctctctctctctctctctctctctctctctctctctctctctctctctctctctctctctctcatatacttACAGAATCATATGCCAACAGAGTCGAGTTACTCAATAATGGTGTGCGCTTCAACAAGGTCACCCGCGGCGACAACGGAGAGTACGAGTGTGAGGTTTCTGGCAACAACAATTTCGGAAAAGTCATCGTGAAGTTGACCGTTCTGGGTGAGGCTTCGTTCAAGTGACTGTTGAACATCCGATTTAACCCACTGTATGTTTCCATTCAGACTGGTCAGCTAGGCCTGTTGTGAAGTAATTGAGATATTATTTTCATTGCAGACCATTTATGCCACTGATATCATAAGATAAAGCATAATAATGCAAGGGCACCCTGATAAAGAGCAATTACATTTGAAATCTTAGGAATATTCATATATTGGAATGGGAATGTCAAATCTTATATTTTTGGCAGCAATTGAAACGTATTGGTATTATGCTGTCTTGGTGAAAAACGCCTATTAAAGTGCCTATAAGGCACAAGTAACATGTCGACCTTACCTCTGGCTGTCTGctctgtgtggggggaggggctgcctCCGACACAGAGAGCAGACCAGAGAACAGATGTAGCGTGATTGGCTGAAACGTTGTCGGTTGTCTTAAGGAACTTTTTTATATGAGGCACGTAATAATAGATAAACGACATTATGAGATCAGGCAAACAAAATGCGTCAACTATTatcataacaataacaaacaacataacatcaACCAAATGAAAGCGCCTCGCTCCATTATTTAGAATAGTTTTATGTCATGGGAATAAATCGTAACAAACAATTACATTCAATGTCAAATAACCTTTGCGTTAACAGCAACGCATTTAGCACCGAAATGCGCCCAGGGGCCAAATCTAatattgtgtgcatgtttgtatgtccCCAGTCCCCGTAGAGGCCCCAGTGTGCAACATCCCGACCTCGGTGACCACCAACGGAAAGGCCGTCCTCCGATGCTCCGACAAGGTCGGCTCCCCGCCGCCCAACTACAAGTGGTACAAAGGCGATACCCTCCTTCCGGAGGACCCCAAAAAGTTCCCAAACTTCAAAAACTCCACCTACAGGATCAACCCCATCAACGGCAACCTGGTGAGACATGCCCTCCCTGGGCTCTAATAAAGGGCCTGTCGATGAGAAGAATCCATCCTCAAATCCGTATGCTGTCCCCCCCCCGTAGGAGTTCTCTCCCGTGACCAAAGCTGACTCAGGGGCTTATTACTGTGAGGCTGTGAACTCAGCGGGCCCAGCAAAGAGATGCAAGGCTGTGAGGATGGAAGTCGGTAAGTGGTGCACCCTGATCCATTTCATTCAAATATATTGTAacaatttttttatctttaaatgCTTGAAAAGGTTTGGAATGCAAGCACAAGTAGGGATTTAGTTTAACAATTCCAAGCCCCCTTTCTTTAGAAGCAAGTCCTTTGTCAATGAGGCTTTCTTAAATGGTTCCGTCGGTGATGCGTACCACAAATTGGATGCGATGAGGCAAATCACAGCTTTCTGTTTCTAACGTCCATGTTCTCTTATTAGCAGATTCAACTGCAGGTTATTGTACATATTACCGCATGCACTGGGAAACTTTTTATAGCTGTCTAAACTGCAGCAATTGTGGTTTGGTTTTTGGCTTCAGACCTGATTAATGAACAAAAGTTTAAACCTTTTCAGTTCTACTTAGTAAAATTTTAATTGATTTTTATGCCACATGTGATGCACTAAATCAACATTCTACACATGTTTTACATCATTTTTTTAAACAGAGGATGTGAATACTGGCGGTATTGTTGCTGCGGTGATAGTGTCTCTTCTGCTGGTCGCCTTGCTAATAGGTGGTCTTTGGTACGCTAACAAGAAGGGATACCTACCCAGTAAGTGTGAAACTCgtctttcattcacacattgACAAATAATACTTGTAATTGGAAGTGCTTTTGCATATTCTAACCAGGGAAAATTTTTCCTCCTTCAAATTTCTCCTCAAAATAATACCGTAACAAACAAgaaatctttatttatttggtcAGCTATTATCTGGTTTCTGTCGCCCTCAAATGTTCAACTCGGTCGCTGCACTTTCTACTTGTTATAGTGAACAACATGCCAGGCAGGGGCTTAAGTTAACCATTAATGTATTTCTTGAAAGAAAATATGAGTCTTATCTttttgttccccccccctccccaaaacgTCATCTGCACAGCACGGAGCGAAAGGTGAGCAATTTTATTAGGGTCACAACTGCCATTCtaatccattcattcatccatgcTTGCATATTAACTTGGCTGCTACATGTGTAGAATATGGGTCATGTCATCTTCTTTCCAGTCCACTATttcattaatgtatttatttatttgcccCAGCAAGCCTAAACCATCTGTCATCTACCAACCCCCATCCTCACGAggcggtgaggaggaggaagatgtaAGTATTCATCTTTGCTTGCTGTCAGTTCCCTTTTTCCATAACCCTGACGATTCCATTCTTTCATTTCATTGAAAAAATTCTAAACAAAGGGAAACCCAACATTATTTTGTTGTATTGGTCCTAAATGTTGGATGTCTTTTGCAGGGAGAATTCCGACAGAAGTCCTCTTTTGTGGTGTAGTCTGGCATCAGGTCGGTTCTTTGGAACATTGTCACCAACGAGCAAGGATCCCCGTTTTTATTCTCACCTCCACATTATGGGAATGGTTGCTCGTATTCGTCCTGCTCTAAACATCTGGAAAAATCGGGCGGGCAATTCAAACCCCTTTTCTTAATGtgaaagcgtgtgtgtgcgtgcgtgtgcgtgcgtgtgcgtgtgtgcgtgtgcgtgcgtgtgcgtgtgtgtgtgtgtgtgtgtgtgggggggctatTTAGCTgttggttttgaagtgcctgTCGTGTAACTTTGAGACGGAGTTGTAGTTCTAGAAGGATCCATGATGCAATGCTCTTCATTCAGGTCATTTGAGATTAATCAAGAGTCCTTCTTGAGACTTGTTTCTTATACATACTAGCTTCTATTGCAATTTAATCTTTGATGTTTTTTCTGATCGTCTTTTTTatgctttgttttatttcttttttttattatgtgtcCATTCAATGTGATGAACTATTTTATCAATTCGTTTTACTTAAGGTTGATTgattaaaaacatttgaaagtgGTATAAACCATACTTTTTCATCAGCTCAATTAAAATTTGAGTAGTAGTGATGTCACACATGAGATAATGCAGAAAATGTTGTGCTCAGGAACCAAAGGAAATACAACGGCcctgttaagtgtgtgtgtgtgtgtgtgtgtgtgtgtgtgtgtgtgtgtgtgtgtgtgtgtgtgtgtgtgtgtgtgtgtgtgtgtgtgtgtgtgtgtgtgtgtctgaagtaAGCCAGAATGTACAGAGGTATGCTATAGTCTTTAGGATAACGATTATGTTGTTTTTAAGTGAGAAATATGAATTTATTACAAATGTATGTCCCATTTACCAACACCTACCAAAAATGTAGTTTTCCATAGACCGGGTATGAGGTGGTTTTAAGTGTAATCGATGCAATTAATAATCATGAGTTTTCCATGTGTGGATTAAATACTTAATACTGAATTTGACTGGTTGTGATGCTTTCGCCTTGTAAGTTTTTAAGGGACAACGCTCTGGGATTAGTTTTAGTTTGCACTGCTCTGAATCCAGATTTATGTGAAAGCATGGGTGAGATCTCGTCTGCTTTGAAATAATTGTATAGACTCAGACTGGGAATGCAATGAAACTGGTGTTGATCTTGATTTGATACCATAAACATCCAAAACAATATTTTAGATTTTTGGACATTTGATATTCATGACAAATCTTTTTTCTTATTTAGAAAAACAGAATTTGCTTGTGATAATCAGCTGTTCTGTCTTTTATAAAGTTTGCTGCCTTATAATAATTCTGATTCTTGAAGCAATTTCATGTAGTGCGTTCGAAATGTTCACTCAATTTGTCACATTTTcactattttattgtatctttAATTGCTTTCATCTGTTAGATTTATAAAAACGCGTGTCTTCGCCTACCTGTGTCAAAGAAGAACACAGAACAtaattaaaaattaaacttGATCAAAAAGCATTATATACTCATGGTAGGCTGTCAGTTTGGTTGCTATGGTAAGCATTGcagccctctgattggctcattGGTACGGCGCATGCGGGGAAAGATCACGCCCACATTGAACATCCAAACAGGAAGTTATGGCTCTTAATATCCAGTCAGTAACGCTGCAGTGAGGTAGTCGGTAAGACAGTCAGGGGGTCTAATGTTTATATATTCAGAATCATGGATATAAGGATCTTGGAACTTTTAATATACACTTTTGCCTTGAAATAGTGGCTGACACCGGACACTGTGTCTTTAAAGGAAGGGGTAAGGCGATTGGAGCGGCCACCTTCCATGGGCTGAATCTCCTCTCACTCAAATTCCATTCATAAATAAGATATTGTGGAGAAAGGAAGTAAAGTCAGATCCAGAACTGACCATCCAGACCAGTTAACCGGATGTCATGAGCTCGGAGTAGCCCAACTTGTTCACCTCGCTACTCGGGAGAGGAGAAAAACGATTCGTAGCTTGTGATGGAGCAAAAGTGAGCTTGTGAGAGGCAGCTTGTTTTTGGGGTTCAGAGCATTTCACCAAAAATGTTCCAGCCCTCGTTCAGGGCTTTacgttgttgtgtgtgtatgttcgggTTAACCAAAACCGCCCTGGTCTAAAAAACAACATCCCAGCGTTCATCTCTCCGATCTGACCAGAGATAGGACTGAGTGAGCTATGGCAGCGAAAGACGACATCTACACCAAAGTGACCCCGCGGAGGCAGCGGCTGACCCGCCCGGGCACTGTGAAGCAAGGGGCGTCCACCCTGGACGTCCTGCTCTCCATGGGCTTTCCAAAGACCAGGGCGTGAGTATACACAACGTTTGTACACAGTTATTAGTGAGACGAATAGGAACCGACTAATCACACTGTTGCCGTTATTCTTCCCCTTATGTGTCTGTTATTTGCCTAGTGGTATACGTGGTGATCATAATTTTAGATCATAAGCGATTCAACACCATCCATACTATGTATGGGCACTGCCTGAGCATGTGCCACATGGCCTGGTGTTGACCTTGTTGGTTTTCCCCCCACCTGCCAAGCTTATGGCATTTGTTTAACATGAGTTTCACAGTTGTTGCTGTAAGTGCTAATGGGGTTTCCTGATTAGAAACTCGTGTTACAGTTCAGAAGGGGATGCACTTACCAGATTAATAGAAAATGGATCAACTATTCATTATTACTAAGTGTCTATCACTGAGCGAACGTGCAAGCTCACACgacattttattttgatatcATAGGCTATGTTTAGAAAATCAGTTGGGAAAGGGCCCAACTGTTGCCCTTTCCACTGTCAATGTCAGAAATGATCAAACGTTACTTGTgttaaagtaaaacaaaaacgTCTAATTCAGTCATTCAGTCATTAATCATGTTAATTTCGATGGAGGCAAAAAAGCATTAATGCTGGAGGGAAATCTTTCACGAAACTGAAATCTTTCACGAAAACTACATATTGAACATGCATCATTGATCATACTGATGCAGCCAAAGGTTGCATGGAAACAAGTTCATGTTTGGGTCAAGAAAGCCATCGCCTAGGTTCCCAAAAGGACTACGCTTTAATAAACACAAATGCAACTGTGTACGCTAATCAAATACAACTTAAATGTTGTTAAAATCATGTGTTTTGGAGGTGGGGTGTCCTATTGCATATAGCCTATAGCTGGTCCATGTCTCAACCACTTTACTAGGGTTTACTATTGCCTATTATACTATAACTTATTATTAGTCATTTCTTTTAAGcatacacttttatccaaagtcatCTACAGTCAATTCAAATATGATGTTATTAAGGAACAGATAACGGTGACGACATCTTGCTTAATGATGACTATAGGTTGACTGTGGATGGCGAAACTAAAACCTTCGTCTTGGAGTGGAACACCCTGCCCATTATGCTATCCTCAGACAAGACTATCCTGCTCAGACCAGATTGTCGTGACACCAGTAAAACCCCTCCTTAGTCAGTCCTATAGTCAGTGCTGAATAAGTTTCCAGTGTGGAATGTATGACCATTTACAGTAGCATTGttttctaggtgtgtgtgtgtgtgtgtgtgtgtgtgtgtgtgtgtgtgtgtgtgtgtgtgtgtgtgtgtgtgtgtgtgtgtgtgtgtgtgtgtgtgtgtgtgtgtgtgtgtgtgtgtgtgtgtgtgtgtgtgtgtgtgtgtgtgtgtgtgtgtgtgtgtgttggggttgaCGACGGTAGCCCCATGCCTGTCATTCTGGCTCCATGCTGAGGTTGCTCATATAGGCCACGCGAACACCtgatgcacgtacacacaaaccccAAATGCTCCCCAAACATATTTTCATGAAGCCAACGTGATTGGCCTTGTTGCGTAGAAGTACGTTCAGACAGGGCATAGGCAGATAACTCTGCACTGCATGTTTTATGTAGTGTTAATATATATTAAGGCCTGTTGATGTTGGTTTTATATTTGTAAGGTGACTATAGGCTATATAAAGGTTAAAAATGTGTATATTTATAAAGGTAGGTACTTTATATAAAGGTTTGTTGACTCAGCCTCTTCTTGCCACTATACCTTATCCAAACTTATTATCGCCCTCAGAAAAGCTATCCCCATTCTATTTTGTATGCAAGACCCCCTTAGTTTGCACGGCAGGGTTTGCATCGGTAATATATGGTGGAATATTCCAGAAGAGAGATTCCTACTATTCTTCCATTGGGCTATTATACTACGGTTAACCAACAAATTGACtattttcttgttttgttttctcttaCTGCATATTTCTTTCCATTGAGATGGTCATTTGtatgttattttattgttaGGTGCTGGAAGCGAAACGTTTATGTCATAGCATAAGGGAACAAGGGGTTGGATTGTGAAAAAAAATAGGGGGTTGACTGTTCCAATGGGGAGAGTGAGTcacaccatccacacacaatcAGGGTTTCTGTTTTTGGGAAGGGAATTCGGTTGGGTTTAGTATTTCATGCTGAGTCATTCATGATTCCGATCGGGTAATCAATTGGCTGGTGGGCAGATGGCACTCTCCTTATGCTCAGAAAGTATGTTGTCATCCAAAGAGGTCAAACTCACCTGAATCATAACGATGCTATTTAGATGTTTTCATAACAAGACAGTCAATGGGGTTTTAATATTCACACAAGTTAATGGAATGAATAGCCTatattcattatatatatatatatatatatatatataaaaaaatatggatGGAGATCTTTCAATCATTTTTGCTAAGAAATCTCTATGCTGCTTCTTAATAACCATCCTTGAACtattgacaattttttttttctctttctgtgttTACCATACTGTAGGTATTAAATCGCTACGGATACGCCAAGAAACTCTGTCTGTACACACGTATGTGTGAAGTCACACAGCCTCTTTCAGAAACCATATCGGTTAGCTTGTATTTGTAAGGGGCAGGAGGAAATGGCTTATTTCAGGAAATGGTTTGTGACCTTTACACAGTGATTGTGCTGGAACTTTAGTTGCCGAaatggtgagtgtgtgagtgagtgagctcAAGAGATTTCATACAGGTAGACAAAACATTTGCTGTGATGATTAAACCAAATGCAACACTATAATGCAGGACAGGATATGCTGTGGCACTCAAAAGAAGGCTTTTCTGGACTTCATGCAGTCGATGACTTGCTAGCCACACTTCTAACTTCTTTGTTAGAGGTGTTCCTCTCTAACAAAGTTAGAGGCGTTCACCCCTAAACAAATCATGTCGCAGCAACTGATTGGTTGGAGGGCAGCAACATGTATTTTTTCTCGACGGCTGTCCCCTTGCTGTCTGGTAAATATTTCTGCTTGGGATTTCTACAAAATGCTCCAACGTTCCTTTAGCTAAGAGCTCGAGTTTTGGTTAGCTGAACGTATTTTGTTATTCCTGATGTCCCCAAGGAAACGACCAAAAGCTAGACACAAGTCATGTATTTGAAGCAAAAGGAACATTTGCTTCTCAAAGGAAGTCTTTGGTTTTTTCTGCATAATCAAGCTCTAATTATTAATTTGTCTATGCTACCCTTCTGGAAAACAACTGttaacagtcagtcagtcagtcagtaaaGTTACAAGAGGAAGCAAACGCTTGCCCATTAACCCGTAATGACACGTAAAGCACACTTTACGTGTCATTGTAGCGAAAGGTAAGGGTTCAATTGGGTGGACAATAATCTCTCACACAATGCTTACATTCACCTGTTGAAGCTGAGGCGCTGTGAGTAGGTCCatcctctggtacttcaactgtttaagacataactaaatcaattttcaaccgtttatcttcatTCAAACCATTtgacaaatctacacacttgtatcttcaataatatccaaacgtAATTTCGATAtgatttaaactttcttcagaatcacagttttagtttcataccggctttgttttcagctgttttcattgaagacgtctgccCATTCGGACacttaaactttattcagaatcacataccggctttgttttcagttggtctcattgatttacttGACGCtcctcttaaacacacacacacacacacaccgcacacacaccgcacacgcacacgcacacgcacacgcgcacacacgtgcaGGGCAATaaatttgacctttcagattcttcagttcaattaattttacatttctgcatttttagcacagctttgcgcttttcattcagctatcactttatttgtttcaaaccatttatatttcttaaatggtgtgcatgtttacattgtttactccatttagacttttgaactagtttctttgtgtctttaatctatgtggctttattaaaaaatattttcaacctcactgtacaacagcactcaccgcattttcttcaggaaatgcattttctagtttgaTCTAATATTTACAAATCGAATATAGGACTTCAATGCAGTTGAGTTGTATTCTAAAAGGTTAGATTAAACACGGCAGAAGTGTTTGCATTGAAATGAATCTGGTATCGTAGATCAACTCAACGTAAGATTTTCTTGTCCAACTAGGATCTGTTGGCTGAGGTCTTCTTACGTTCCCTAACCATTTTGAGAAATTCCCTGTCAGGGGAGGGGCTTTGTGTGAGTGGGCCTTATCAAGGAAGATGGAGAGGTGGACAATTCACATATTTGTTAGAGTGACCTTTAACAAAATACCTTGAAAAAAGGAAATACCGTGATAGGAACCACAAAATAAGAACTTCCATTTAGAGAGCTCCCTGTCACTCCTCTCCCGGTAATCCACTGGTTTAGCTCCAGAGTGCCATGAATATGAGCATGATGAATACACAGCACTTCATCTCCAGAGGCCACACAGGAACGAATCAACCAATATTGTCAATTTAAATGttctcagtctgtgtgtgttgacaaGGTAGGGcctcacagcccccccccccccaagcttaTATCTGTCGTTATAAGGCGGGTCtcctcatagtgtgtgtgtgtgtgtgtgtgtgtgtgtgtgtgtgtgtgtgtgtgtgtgtgtgtgtgtgtgtgtgtgtgtgtgtgtgtgtgtgtgtgtgtgtgtgtgtgtgtgtgtgtgtgtgtgtgtgtgtgtgtgtgtgtgtgtgtgttcattcagAGTGGAGTCCATCTGGTGTTTGAGGAGAACATGTTCCACGGGGCTCCCCCAAGAATACGGCGTTGACTGCGGTCCTGATTCGTGCACGAGCACACTGCTGTTGCTGTGATACGTGTGCACGCCGCTGGCCCGTAAACAGGAAATGTTGATTtccacagagagagcgagagggagctgGACCTGGGAGGGGCGGCTGGCAACACAGGGCTCTTGGAGTTTTAACACGCAAACTTTGTGTCTATGTAAGAATTGAGACGTGACAGGATTTGTCAGTTCCGGTTCATATGCTACTACTACGTTAACTAAACGCTAAACTTCCGTTGGATTCGTGAACACGCAATTATGCACTTCTGCATCAGCTCTTCCAATGCAACTTCCTGTTAATGTTGCTAAGATTCATGTATAGCAGAAGAGCCGAACCATAGACCTCAGCGTTCAAACATCTTGGTTGCTCAATGCTCAGTGTATAGAATAAACTTAAACCTGGTCAAACCACAAATTAACCAGTTAGAAAAAGGAGATGTTTGTGAACTTCCAGTGTTGATCAAAAACGTTAATGATCACGTACTCACTGCACTGAGGCTATGATCGGGTTACGGCTGATATTAACATTTGCCGTTTTTAATTCAAAGAGGCCCATGTGATTCGGCCCCCAACGAATCACACCTTTTGCCACGCTCGAAAGCATTGGCATAAACGGAGGACCGTGATCTGTTTCTCCTCCATCGCTCCCTCGCCCAACCTTCACATCCTCGAGTTACACCGAACAGGAAATGCAGTTTATAAATAAATCACTCAGTTCCTGCTCGGAGCCAAGTGGGGACTTTACGTGTTAGCCCCACACTTATTATTTaggggaaaaaactgttttacTCCGAACTTGTGCAATCAACCCTCTGCTGCATTGTTGCCTTTTTCTGGCTCTGACATCCTTATCAGTATCAGAGGATGAACAGTGGCCTGTCATGGGGTTGATTTGTAAATAGCTCAATGGTTGACTCTAAAAATTGCTGAGCCATTGACCTCTTTTAGAAGATGCGGTACGATGCACTAAATGTTAAGACTACAAACGTCAATGGAAATAAAAGTAACACAAAGTACAAAGTAACAGCGCTAATGTGATGCATTACAAAATACAGCTTTTAGTCTTCTTTTGTGACATAAGGACACGTGACGGAGAACAACGGATCAGAGCAGAGCACCGTGTGTCGTCTTCTCCATCCCCCCCTTTTAGACGGGGTggcgatgggggtgggggggggggtataagtCCCAGCTGCAGCCCTGTAATCCCGTCCAGCCCCGTCCCCGCTCCGCACCGCCCTCAGCGACGTGACGCCGTATCCTTCCGCTCACTTATTTAATCTTTTCTTCTTCGAGCTCTCGAGCCCCGCTGTGGCCGTCCACATCCTGTAGCAACACTCTTGAGTCTCTCTCCACACGTGCTGAGACAAAAGCCCCCCCGCGAGGACGCGTTTATTTGAATGTCTCTGCGAGTCTTCCACATGTTGGTAGACGCGGTCTGCTGCAAGACTACTGTAGCAGACCGCGTCTACCAGCATGTGGAAGATGAATCTGGGTGACCCATCTGGCGGGGGCGGGATTGAACCCACGCTCTGCCAGCGTCCAGCATGTGTtgctgtgttggggggggggggttcatggcCCCGGGGTGGAGGCCACTGTGCTGTATCTAGGGCCCTCTCACTGGGCCAGATCTAAAAATAGCTCTGTGGCAGCAGTGGATGTGCATGACACTCGTCTATCTATCTTGATAGAAAGAGGGTTCAACCATCGGTAACGTGCGCCACGCCCAGACGGGCAAAGGTACAGGTTCTGATCTCCAATGTCCGCAACCTATCCGCAGGAATCCCTGAGCGAGATGCTGCCCTACCCACTCCCTGCTCAGGAAGCACACGCATCTGCAGGAATGCACTGAatgtcactttggatgaaaggtTCGACTAGGGCTAGAAGTGGAAGTATGGCCCAGAGACGTGTTCGCAACGCC from the Gadus macrocephalus chromosome 7, ASM3116895v1 genome contains:
- the f11r.1 gene encoding F11 receptor, tandem duplicate 1 produces the protein MLVSVYLLAVLASTGVEGAFTVGTDNSNVKVRENEGADLTCKPSADFGSTPRVEWKFNVLNAQRFVVFDGKPTESYANRVELLNNGVRFNKVTRGDNGEYECEVSGNNNFGKVIVKLTVLVPVEAPVCNIPTSVTTNGKAVLRCSDKVGSPPPNYKWYKGDTLLPEDPKKFPNFKNSTYRINPINGNLEFSPVTKADSGAYYCEAVNSAGPAKRCKAVRMEVEDVNTGGIVAAVIVSLLLVALLIGGLWYANKKGYLPTRSESKPKPSVIYQPPSSRGGEEEEDGEFRQKSSFVV